In Candidatus Kerfeldbacteria bacterium, a single genomic region encodes these proteins:
- a CDS encoding bifunctional oligoribonuclease/PAP phosphatase NrnA: MTQLHPQFNKIKEALDGAASVIVIGHQNPDGDAIGSMIGMGHYLTHAGINHRLFCMTPVPAYLTFLPETERMVFDERELLESTHDVVIVLDSGDLRYAGVHEHIPRMTGTPVVINIDHHHTNTNFGHINVVNPQASSTAEIIFHFLDYFRLPLSKETATALLTGILTDTGSFSNLGTTPSSMDVSSKLLAAGARVKDIIRHTFQTKSLEQLQLWGRALSRLKKNEATGIVTTILTKKDFEELGVEESSEGIANFLNSVEKAKAIMVLYEKGDGLVKGSLRTTQDGVDVSKIAKYFGGGGHPKAAGFTIKGTLKETENGWEVVATKEQPS, from the coding sequence ATGACCCAATTACACCCCCAATTTAATAAGATCAAAGAAGCGCTCGATGGAGCCGCTTCGGTTATTGTGATTGGGCACCAAAATCCCGATGGCGACGCCATCGGCTCAATGATTGGCATGGGGCACTACCTGACCCACGCCGGCATTAACCATCGGCTGTTCTGCATGACGCCGGTTCCCGCGTATCTGACGTTCCTCCCGGAAACAGAACGGATGGTCTTCGATGAACGTGAACTGCTCGAATCAACCCACGATGTGGTGATCGTGCTTGATTCGGGCGATCTCAGGTACGCCGGTGTCCACGAACACATTCCGCGCATGACCGGTACGCCCGTGGTCATTAATATCGACCACCACCACACCAACACGAATTTCGGGCATATCAATGTGGTGAACCCGCAAGCATCATCTACCGCGGAAATCATTTTCCATTTTCTCGATTACTTCCGACTACCCTTATCCAAAGAGACGGCCACCGCGCTCTTGACCGGCATCCTGACTGACACCGGCAGTTTCTCAAATCTCGGCACCACGCCATCGTCCATGGACGTATCGTCCAAACTCTTAGCCGCCGGCGCTCGCGTCAAAGACATCATCCGACATACTTTTCAAACTAAATCGCTGGAACAATTACAGCTCTGGGGCCGCGCCCTGTCTCGATTGAAGAAAAATGAAGCCACAGGTATTGTCACCACTATTCTCACTAAAAAAGATTTTGAAGAACTCGGGGTCGAAGAAAGCTCCGAAGGCATTGCCAATTTCCTGAACAGTGTGGAAAAGGCCAAAGCCATCATGGTGCTCTACGAAAAAGGTGATGGACTGGTGAAGGGGAGCCTGCGTACCACCCAGGATGGTGTGGACGTTTCCAAAATCGCCAAATATTTTGGTGGCGGCGGACATCCGAAAGCCGCTGGCTTCACGATTAAGGGCACGCTCAAGGAAACTGAAAACGGGTGGGAAGTGGTTGCGACAAAGGAGCAACCATCCTGA
- the trxB gene encoding thioredoxin-disulfide reductase, whose translation MHHQVIIIGSGPAGLTAGIYLGRASLKPLLIAGEQPGGQLTTTSDVGNYPGFTEDIAGPVLMDRMMQQAKRFGTEIVMDNVTSVDFTKKPFTINTANTSYTADTVIVATGASAKWIGLESEQRLRGKGVSACATCDAFFFKNKDVAIVGGGDTAMEEATFLTKFAKSVTVIVRGPKEKMAASRIMIERAQSNPKITMRFSTVVEEVLGDTVVTGVRVKNIESGDVETVPVQGLFVAIGHKPNTEFLGGALELTKGYIKVTDNTKTSVEGVFAGGDAQDWKYRQAVTAAGLGCMAALDAEKYLAALHAS comes from the coding sequence ATGCATCATCAAGTTATTATCATTGGTTCAGGACCAGCGGGGTTAACCGCCGGTATTTATTTAGGTCGGGCCTCTCTTAAACCATTATTAATTGCCGGGGAACAGCCTGGCGGCCAGTTAACCACGACTTCTGACGTTGGGAATTATCCAGGCTTTACCGAAGACATTGCCGGTCCGGTCCTGATGGATCGGATGATGCAGCAGGCCAAACGGTTTGGCACGGAGATCGTGATGGACAATGTCACCAGCGTTGATTTCACCAAAAAACCCTTTACGATTAATACAGCGAATACATCATATACCGCTGATACGGTTATCGTTGCCACCGGCGCCAGTGCCAAGTGGATTGGTTTAGAGAGTGAACAGCGGTTGCGGGGCAAAGGAGTCTCCGCCTGTGCTACCTGTGATGCTTTTTTCTTCAAAAATAAGGATGTGGCTATCGTCGGCGGCGGTGATACGGCGATGGAGGAGGCCACCTTTTTGACTAAATTTGCGAAATCAGTCACCGTCATTGTCCGAGGGCCGAAGGAAAAGATGGCAGCGAGCCGCATTATGATTGAGCGAGCTCAATCAAACCCAAAGATTACCATGCGGTTCTCTACCGTCGTGGAGGAAGTATTGGGCGACACGGTTGTGACGGGGGTTCGCGTTAAGAACATTGAGTCAGGCGATGTCGAAACAGTGCCCGTACAGGGGTTGTTTGTGGCGATTGGGCATAAACCAAATACTGAATTTTTAGGCGGAGCGCTTGAATTAACTAAGGGGTATATCAAGGTGACCGATAATACCAAAACGTCGGTTGAGGGTGTATTTGCTGGAGGGGATGCTCAAGATTGGAAATACCGGCAGGCAGTGACCGCGGCAGGTTTGGGCTGTATGGCGGCGCTCGATGCAGAAAAATACTTAGCCGCTCTCCACGCTTCATAA
- the rbfA gene encoding 30S ribosome-binding factor RbfA, translating into MSFERVQRINALIREELGALIIRELELPPNLMITITGVNTSADLSYADISISALPIDRGEDALLLMTRAHKLLRKELAKKLRFWKMPSLRFTLDTTASHVDQIDALIDKIHEEG; encoded by the coding sequence GTGTCATTCGAACGAGTCCAGCGGATTAATGCACTCATCCGAGAAGAACTCGGCGCATTAATCATACGCGAGCTCGAACTCCCGCCGAACCTCATGATTACTATCACCGGTGTCAACACCAGTGCTGATTTGAGCTACGCGGACATTTCCATCAGCGCCCTGCCTATCGACCGCGGCGAAGACGCGCTGCTGCTGATGACCCGTGCCCATAAGCTGCTGCGCAAAGAATTAGCAAAAAAACTACGATTTTGGAAAATGCCCTCACTCCGATTTACGCTCGATACCACAGCTTCGCACGTCGACCAGATAGACGCACTTATTGACAAAATACACGAAGAGGGGTAG
- a CDS encoding translation initiation factor IF-2 produces MNVTELARRIKVSPNEMRDLLPRLGFDIGRKAIKVDDVSARKIINMIEMDASLITKYRKEKLGVVETPVETSTAAPIHITIPPIITVRDFAGLINKPVAAVIQELMKNGILANLNERIDFDTASIIAQDFGYTTAQATAEQAEAHTDDQREAILKDSTDTQTRPPIVVVMGHVDHGKTMLLDTIRKTNVVGGESGGITQHIGAYQTIRNGKSITFIDTPGHEAFTTMRSRGARVADIAILVVAADDGIKPQTEEALSIIQSAKLPFVVALNKVDKPDADVQKVQQQLAQKNLLPEEWGGKTIVVPVSAKTGAGIDQLLESVLLVAEMEKETIVANPNRAAAGTVIEAHVDKGEGPVATVIIQTGTLRRGDPIQVGNVVGKIRAMKNHRGVDITEAPPATPVKLLGLKQSPEVGDILQVTTDTRSLRKIEKQLHHQARRYHDQQTWKQVQPTTPTDELDTSATVHIILKTDTLGSQEAITQSLEKVVARDVNVEIVKKGLGNISDNDILEAASTGARIYGFNVKMSPHAQTMAQENNVYTRTDSIIYNLIDDVQNYVDSLVTIEKVRVELGRAKVLAIFRTDRKQMIVGAQITKGKAVVEARAQIFRDDALIADVTITGLQKGKEPVKEMPSGTECGIALKGTGDLKPNDILEIYSIELKS; encoded by the coding sequence ATGAATGTTACCGAACTTGCTCGCCGAATCAAAGTATCACCAAATGAGATGCGGGATCTCCTGCCCCGCCTCGGTTTTGATATTGGCAGAAAAGCAATCAAAGTAGACGATGTTTCTGCACGCAAAATCATAAATATGATTGAGATGGACGCTTCTCTGATCACTAAGTATCGAAAAGAAAAACTTGGTGTCGTCGAAACGCCCGTTGAAACATCCACCGCCGCGCCAATCCACATCACCATCCCGCCGATCATTACTGTCAGGGATTTTGCCGGGCTGATCAATAAACCAGTTGCCGCGGTAATTCAAGAACTGATGAAAAACGGCATCCTGGCAAATTTGAATGAGCGCATAGATTTTGATACTGCAAGCATTATTGCTCAAGATTTCGGATACACCACGGCGCAGGCAACGGCAGAACAAGCCGAAGCCCATACCGATGACCAGCGTGAAGCAATTCTCAAAGACAGCACTGATACCCAGACTCGTCCGCCGATCGTGGTGGTGATGGGCCATGTCGATCACGGCAAAACCATGCTCCTCGACACTATCCGAAAAACCAATGTGGTGGGAGGGGAGTCAGGTGGCATCACCCAGCACATCGGCGCCTATCAAACAATCCGCAATGGCAAATCAATTACTTTCATTGATACGCCTGGCCACGAAGCTTTTACCACCATGCGTTCACGGGGCGCACGCGTAGCCGATATAGCAATACTGGTGGTGGCCGCAGATGATGGCATCAAGCCGCAAACCGAAGAAGCGCTCAGTATTATCCAAAGCGCTAAATTGCCTTTTGTCGTGGCGCTGAATAAAGTAGACAAGCCCGACGCAGACGTGCAAAAAGTCCAGCAACAGCTCGCTCAAAAAAATCTACTCCCCGAAGAATGGGGCGGCAAAACCATTGTCGTGCCCGTATCCGCCAAAACCGGCGCGGGAATTGACCAGCTGCTTGAGAGCGTGCTCTTGGTCGCAGAAATGGAGAAGGAAACAATTGTGGCAAATCCAAATCGTGCCGCCGCTGGCACCGTCATCGAAGCGCACGTCGATAAAGGCGAAGGACCGGTAGCAACCGTCATCATCCAAACCGGCACGCTGCGACGCGGCGATCCGATCCAAGTCGGCAATGTCGTAGGAAAAATCCGCGCCATGAAAAACCACCGTGGCGTAGATATTACTGAAGCCCCACCCGCCACGCCGGTCAAACTGCTTGGACTTAAACAATCGCCCGAAGTAGGGGATATTCTCCAGGTGACAACTGACACTCGTTCGCTGCGCAAAATCGAAAAACAACTGCACCATCAGGCGCGACGCTACCACGACCAACAAACCTGGAAACAGGTACAACCGACGACCCCGACTGACGAATTAGATACCAGCGCCACCGTCCATATCATTCTCAAAACTGATACCCTCGGCTCCCAAGAAGCAATTACGCAATCCTTAGAAAAAGTTGTTGCACGAGACGTGAACGTAGAAATTGTAAAAAAGGGGTTGGGTAATATTTCTGACAACGATATCCTGGAGGCGGCCAGCACTGGCGCGCGCATTTATGGTTTTAACGTCAAGATGAGTCCGCATGCGCAAACCATGGCTCAAGAAAATAATGTATACACGCGGACTGATTCTATCATCTACAATCTGATTGATGACGTACAAAACTATGTCGACTCGCTGGTGACTATTGAAAAAGTGCGCGTCGAACTCGGCCGTGCCAAAGTGCTCGCCATCTTCCGCACCGACCGCAAACAGATGATTGTCGGCGCACAAATTACCAAAGGCAAAGCAGTAGTAGAAGCACGGGCTCAAATATTCCGCGACGATGCCCTGATCGCGGATGTCACCATCACCGGACTGCAAAAAGGCAAAGAACCAGTCAAAGAAATGCCCTCCGGCACCGAATGCGGCATCGCACTGAAAGGCACGGGCGACCTCAAGCCCAACGACATTCTGGAGATATATTCGATTGAATTAAAATCGTAA
- the trxA gene encoding thioredoxin, producing MSAVHVTDETFDQEVLKSDKPVLVDFWAEWCGPCQVQAPIIEQVAGEFEGKAKVAKLEVDESPVKAQEYGIMSIPTLAVFKGGKIVWQASGIQTKETMASQLNAALA from the coding sequence ATGTCAGCAGTACATGTGACCGATGAAACCTTTGATCAAGAAGTCCTCAAATCTGACAAACCAGTTTTGGTTGATTTTTGGGCAGAGTGGTGCGGACCGTGTCAGGTACAGGCACCGATTATTGAGCAGGTTGCTGGAGAATTTGAAGGCAAAGCAAAAGTTGCAAAACTCGAAGTAGACGAGAGCCCGGTCAAGGCGCAGGAATACGGCATCATGAGTATTCCTACCCTGGCCGTATTTAAGGGCGGTAAAATAGTTTGGCAAGCCTCAGGCATTCAGACTAAAGAAACCATGGCTAGCCAGCTGAATGCGGCGCTGGCGTAA
- a CDS encoding pyridoxal phosphate-dependent aminotransferase, whose amino-acid sequence MTLRISQRGRTVPASPMRTFHAKAMRAQRQGVAVHFVNIGQPDLPTPASFTHALRRYRGAVVGYAPSLGYPEVRQAWQQYYLQAKIHVSIDNIIATVGGSEALQFALMSVADPGDEVLIFEPTYPSYISFARMLGVKTVPIPLSITNGYHLPSTKEIERHISKRTRAIIICNPSNPTGTILSDAEMHRLARLARQHSLFIIADEVYREFNFRASVTHSFLNMRSIQKQLIVVDSVSKRFNLCGARVGALVSRNRQVLESCERFAQSRLSAATIEQLSVIPLLRQNKKYLHSVRLIYRTRRDAVVRALKKLPGVTTYVPEGGLYVMAGLPVRDVAHFAEWLVSKYTYQGETVLIAPGSGFYQTPRAGKHEVRIAFVLSPALLRRAVNIIGLALSAYHLQFPRYAIH is encoded by the coding sequence ATGACACTGCGTATCTCACAACGCGGCAGAACCGTTCCCGCCTCTCCCATGCGGACGTTTCATGCTAAAGCAATGCGCGCTCAGCGGCAGGGGGTAGCCGTACATTTTGTTAATATTGGCCAGCCGGATCTCCCGACACCGGCGTCATTTACTCATGCACTTCGCCGGTATCGTGGCGCGGTAGTCGGCTACGCTCCATCACTGGGATATCCTGAGGTGCGGCAGGCCTGGCAACAGTATTATCTCCAAGCTAAGATTCACGTTTCGATTGATAATATCATTGCCACCGTGGGCGGCAGCGAAGCGTTGCAATTTGCTTTGATGAGCGTGGCTGATCCCGGAGATGAGGTGCTGATATTTGAACCAACCTATCCAAGCTATATTTCGTTCGCCCGAATGCTCGGCGTGAAAACCGTTCCGATTCCGTTATCAATTACCAATGGTTATCACCTGCCGTCAACCAAGGAAATTGAACGACATATTTCGAAACGAACACGCGCCATCATTATTTGCAATCCGTCGAATCCCACGGGGACAATTTTATCCGATGCCGAGATGCACCGCCTCGCGCGCCTCGCGCGGCAACATTCATTATTTATCATAGCTGATGAAGTGTATCGAGAATTTAATTTTCGCGCGTCCGTGACGCATAGTTTTCTAAACATGCGGTCAATTCAAAAGCAATTGATCGTTGTCGATAGCGTTTCCAAACGATTCAATCTGTGCGGTGCGCGGGTGGGCGCCTTGGTCAGTCGTAATCGGCAGGTACTCGAATCATGTGAGCGATTTGCCCAGAGTCGCTTGTCCGCTGCGACCATAGAGCAGCTGTCTGTCATTCCGCTCCTGCGGCAGAATAAAAAATATTTGCATTCAGTACGATTGATTTATCGCACTCGTCGCGATGCGGTAGTGCGTGCGCTCAAAAAGTTGCCAGGTGTGACGACGTATGTGCCAGAAGGAGGACTGTATGTGATGGCGGGATTGCCCGTTCGCGATGTGGCGCACTTTGCTGAATGGCTGGTATCGAAATATACATATCAGGGTGAGACCGTATTGATCGCCCCGGGATCTGGTTTTTATCAAACGCCGAGAGCCGGGAAGCATGAGGTGCGCATCGCCTTTGTATTATCGCCGGCGCTACTCAGACGCGCTGTCAACATTATTGGTCTTGCTTTGTCCGCTTATCATTTACAATTTCCCCGCTATGCCATCCATTAA
- a CDS encoding signal peptidase II — protein MRTRTVVIIGAVLVVLGCADRILKIIALHVIPAEGWFVFGDILGIRLEYNTGIAYGLTIGRPWVVIALICGAVLGLSAYGARLCMRRQRLEAVGVASIIMGALSNMVDRIQYGSVIDYFYITGMPRFNVADLMITGGVVLWLSFLWHRRLDAPEQVA, from the coding sequence ATGCGTACCCGCACAGTTGTCATAATCGGTGCGGTGCTGGTGGTACTCGGTTGCGCTGATCGTATACTCAAAATTATTGCCCTGCACGTCATTCCGGCAGAAGGGTGGTTTGTGTTTGGTGATATACTGGGCATTCGATTAGAATACAATACGGGCATTGCCTATGGATTAACAATCGGACGCCCCTGGGTAGTGATTGCATTAATATGTGGGGCAGTGCTCGGGCTGAGTGCTTATGGCGCTCGATTATGCATGCGGCGCCAACGGCTGGAGGCGGTGGGGGTGGCCAGTATTATCATGGGAGCCCTTTCAAACATGGTTGATCGGATTCAGTATGGATCCGTCATTGATTATTTTTATATTACGGGCATGCCACGCTTCAATGTAGCCGACCTTATGATTACTGGAGGGGTGGTGTTGTGGTTGAGTTTCTTATGGCACCGGCGTCTTGACGCGCCGGAGCAAGTAGCCTAG
- a CDS encoding TraR/DksA C4-type zinc finger protein, with amino-acid sequence MLPSRRRLFIIYYHSNRMASGTQSIDQAFIDEQKERLEQEKERLEKQLHGMTGGDSFDKDTAESHWSDMGDKEEDNAIEVAQFQDSISLERNLEEQLEQVNSALARMEDDRYGVCEVCGNAIEEDRLRAYPGATKCMTCASKR; translated from the coding sequence ATGCTCCCGAGCCGCAGAAGGCTCTTCATTATTTATTACCATTCTAATCGTATGGCAAGCGGTACCCAGTCAATTGATCAGGCGTTTATCGACGAGCAAAAAGAACGTTTAGAGCAAGAAAAAGAGCGTTTGGAAAAGCAGCTTCACGGCATGACCGGCGGCGATTCTTTTGATAAAGATACGGCCGAGTCGCACTGGAGCGATATGGGCGATAAAGAAGAAGACAATGCGATTGAAGTGGCTCAATTTCAGGATTCGATCTCCCTGGAGCGGAATCTCGAAGAGCAATTGGAACAGGTTAATTCCGCATTGGCTCGGATGGAAGACGATCGGTATGGCGTCTGCGAGGTGTGTGGTAACGCGATTGAAGAAGATCGCCTACGCGCCTATCCTGGAGCGACCAAATGCATGACGTGCGCCTCGAAGCGTTAA
- a CDS encoding Glu/Leu/Phe/Val dehydrogenase: protein MHNLRQSGSALGLTDEQIEKIGMPDAILERELSITMDSGEVKVFRGYRVQFNNARGPYKGGIRFHPEANLDEVKTLAFLMAIKCAVVDIPMGGGKGGIQVNPKELSAAELERLSRAWVRAFFKDIGPEKDIPAPDVYTNPTIMAWMADEYSKLAGKPTPATFTGKPISAGGSQGRDTATGQGAYYVLEALAAHRGIVPRETTVAVQGFGNAGYHIAQILHDAGYRVVAVSDSRGAIYDKRHQGMDPKNIMLTKEEKGEIGGCYCAGTVCDCENYQKITNDALLELDVDILVPAALENQITADNVERVQADIILEVANGALTPEADAALFARNRVVVPDSLANAGGVTVSYFEWFQNTYAESWEEEKVQRKLREVMVTTFDAIWKRALDQGLTLRQAAYHIALERIAAAMQKRHS, encoded by the coding sequence ATGCATAATCTCCGACAGTCCGGCAGTGCGCTCGGCCTGACCGATGAGCAGATTGAGAAAATTGGTATGCCTGATGCTATCCTTGAGCGAGAACTTTCCATCACGATGGATTCAGGAGAAGTAAAAGTTTTTCGTGGGTATCGAGTACAATTTAATAATGCGCGAGGGCCGTACAAAGGCGGCATCAGATTTCATCCTGAAGCAAATCTCGATGAGGTGAAAACGCTGGCGTTTCTCATGGCCATCAAGTGTGCGGTGGTGGATATTCCGATGGGTGGCGGCAAGGGAGGTATTCAGGTAAATCCAAAAGAATTGTCAGCTGCAGAATTAGAACGGTTGTCGCGAGCCTGGGTTCGCGCATTTTTCAAAGATATCGGTCCGGAGAAAGATATCCCAGCTCCGGACGTGTACACCAATCCGACGATTATGGCCTGGATGGCCGATGAGTATTCGAAGCTGGCTGGTAAGCCAACGCCGGCTACATTTACCGGCAAGCCGATCAGTGCGGGTGGATCACAAGGGCGGGATACGGCGACTGGACAAGGTGCGTATTATGTACTTGAAGCTCTGGCGGCGCATCGTGGCATTGTTCCTCGGGAAACAACGGTAGCGGTTCAGGGTTTTGGCAACGCCGGATATCATATTGCGCAGATTTTGCATGATGCGGGATACCGGGTGGTGGCCGTGTCTGATTCGCGTGGCGCGATCTATGATAAACGGCACCAGGGCATGGATCCAAAAAACATAATGCTGACCAAAGAAGAAAAGGGAGAAATTGGCGGTTGCTACTGCGCCGGTACGGTTTGTGATTGTGAGAATTATCAAAAAATTACCAATGACGCTTTACTCGAATTAGACGTCGACATTCTGGTCCCGGCGGCGCTGGAAAATCAAATTACCGCAGATAATGTTGAACGTGTTCAAGCGGATATTATTTTGGAGGTGGCAAATGGCGCGCTGACCCCGGAAGCGGATGCGGCGCTCTTTGCTCGGAACCGCGTGGTGGTGCCGGATTCCCTGGCGAATGCCGGGGGAGTCACGGTCAGCTATTTTGAGTGGTTCCAAAATACGTATGCGGAATCCTGGGAGGAAGAAAAAGTGCAGCGTAAGCTGCGCGAGGTGATGGTGACCACCTTTGATGCTATCTGGAAACGAGCCCTAGATCAGGGGCTCACGCTGCGCCAAGCCGCTTACCACATCGCCCTTGAGCGGATCGCGGCTGCGATGCAGAAACGGCATTCGTAG
- a CDS encoding metal-sensitive transcriptional regulator produces the protein MKKDDQQFINHIHRIKGQLDGVERMVQDCRNCDEVIIQLMAARSSIEQATLKLLQQETDSCLRSSSKKDMQRLNKVASTLLKFS, from the coding sequence ATGAAGAAAGACGATCAACAGTTTATTAATCATATTCACCGTATCAAAGGCCAGCTCGATGGCGTCGAGCGGATGGTTCAGGATTGCCGCAATTGCGACGAAGTGATTATCCAGCTGATGGCCGCACGTTCCTCGATTGAACAAGCCACTTTGAAATTGTTACAACAAGAGACGGACAGCTGCTTGCGTTCCAGTTCAAAGAAAGACATGCAGCGCCTGAATAAAGTGGCGTCGACCTTATTAAAATTTAGTTAA
- a CDS encoding polymer-forming cytoskeletal protein, whose amino-acid sequence MALFPNSQSNASHPGQAETIIGPSVKVEGIFHGEGNVTVEGIVQGTLKTNHDLTIGQSAKVKAEVSAKNLILSGEIRGNVTISEHTRLSSTAKVYGNLQTTRLAVEEGAIIQGKIMMGVDTERETSEQRPERMDKKINHGK is encoded by the coding sequence ATGGCCTTATTCCCCAACTCTCAAAGCAACGCCTCACACCCCGGACAGGCAGAAACAATTATCGGCCCATCCGTCAAAGTAGAAGGTATTTTTCATGGTGAGGGCAACGTCACGGTCGAAGGAATCGTACAGGGTACCCTCAAGACAAACCATGATTTAACCATTGGCCAATCAGCAAAAGTCAAAGCTGAAGTATCGGCAAAAAATTTAATTCTCTCCGGGGAAATTCGCGGGAATGTCACCATCAGTGAACACACCCGACTCTCCAGCACAGCGAAAGTATACGGCAATCTTCAGACTACTCGGCTCGCGGTCGAAGAAGGTGCTATCATTCAGGGAAAAATAATGATGGGTGTTGATACCGAACGAGAAACGTCTGAGCAGCGGCCAGAACGAATGGATAAAAAAATTAATCACGGCAAATAG
- the clpP gene encoding ATP-dependent Clp endopeptidase proteolytic subunit ClpP, translated as MQLIPTVIEKSSFGERAYDIYSRLLKERIIFLGNPVSDVVANTVIAQLLFLESEDKTKDIKLYINTPGGSVTAGMAIYDTMQYVKPDVATICVGMAASMGAVLLAAGAAGKRCALPNAEIMLHQVMGGAEGQASDVKIRAEHILRIRDRLDHILAQHTGKPVTAIQKDTDRDFFMSADQAKKYGIIDKIIQNK; from the coding sequence ATGCAACTCATTCCCACTGTTATTGAAAAGTCATCGTTCGGTGAACGAGCGTATGACATTTACTCTCGGCTCCTGAAAGAACGGATTATCTTTCTCGGTAACCCGGTGAGTGATGTAGTGGCAAACACCGTGATTGCCCAACTCTTGTTTTTGGAATCCGAAGACAAGACGAAGGACATCAAGCTCTACATCAACACCCCGGGTGGTTCAGTGACTGCGGGCATGGCTATCTACGATACCATGCAGTATGTCAAACCTGACGTCGCCACTATTTGTGTCGGCATGGCCGCCTCGATGGGCGCCGTCTTGCTGGCTGCAGGTGCAGCCGGCAAACGGTGCGCGCTCCCGAATGCGGAAATCATGCTCCATCAAGTAATGGGCGGCGCCGAAGGTCAAGCCTCGGATGTCAAAATCCGCGCTGAACACATCCTCCGCATCCGCGATCGCCTCGACCACATCCTCGCCCAGCATACGGGCAAGCCGGTTACCGCGATCCAGAAAGATACTGACCGTGATTTCTTCATGAGTGCTGACCAAGCGAAAAAATACGGAATTATCGACAAGATAATCCAGAATAAATAG